In Miscanthus floridulus cultivar M001 chromosome 5, ASM1932011v1, whole genome shotgun sequence, one genomic interval encodes:
- the LOC136455015 gene encoding probable leucine-rich repeat receptor-like protein kinase At1g68400: MAALRVLLLPLAIAASRASAPAPSPDAVALLAFKSVCSDRAAALGSWTESSDPCAGKWRGVTCQRSSSLTSPLRVRRVVLEGLRLGGHAAALELLADLPVLSSLSLKNNTFTGALHGVDFSRLAPHLKLLYLSGNGFSGRFPEFVLRLRHLRRLDLSGNHLAGTIPPEIGHCLRALLTLNIQRNSFVGFVPDSLDAMPKLAELNVSGNHLEGRIPNRLAAAFPASSFDGNPGLCGAPLARRCNEPKQIVYNNGGGEASNGSMTTGRGNKIHDRWMVVMIMSAVGAAVASLVVAALCAVLLLKNRKLARRPGASSTSSNSTVAREETVRFDGCCVEFDVATLMQGGAEMLGKGATATTYRVVMGGNVDASDAGVEEAHGEVVVVKRMRRRDGASREDERRRRELTREMGTWRHANVVGLRAFYASTEELLLVFDYMPTGSLHSLLHENRGPARVPLGWQTRVKLAQDAAHGLAYLRGVSGGNLSHRHLTSSNILVDGSGNARVSDFALLQLLAPAPPGEALQKQDVHGFGVILLELLTGRQSPEDGSADLPRWAWTVVREERTSEVFDVELPRSRGAEDEMVALLQVALLCVADNPRERPRMAVVAKMIEDIRDRGSKRSNKYSASPSQAGHSYESSPSVSEDTTRSTPASSS, encoded by the exons ATGGCTGCTTTGCGCGTGCTCCTCTTGCCACTGGCGATCGCCGCGAGCCGCGCCTCCGCCCCTGCCCCGAGCCCCGACGCCGTCGCGCTGCTCGCATTCAAGTCGGTATGCTCCGACCGCGCCGCGGCGCTCGGCTCATGGACGGAGTCTTCCGACCCCTGTGCCGGCAAGTGGCGCGGCGTCACCTGCCAGCGGTCGTCGTCGCTCACCTCCCCGCTCCGCGTGCGTCGCGTCGTCCTCGAAGGCCTCCGGCTCGGCGGGCACGCCGCGGCGCTGGAGCTGCTCGCGGATCTCCCCGTTCTCTCGTCCCTTAGCCTCAAGAACAACACCTTCACGGGCGCGCTCCACGGCGTCGACTTCTCCCGCCTAGCGCCGCACCTCAAGCTTCTCTACCTGTCCGGCAACGGCTTCTCCGGCCGGTTCCCCGAGTTCGTCCTGCGCCTTCGCCACCTGCGCCGTCTCGACCTTTCGGGGAACCACCTCGCGGGCACGATCCCGCCGGAGATCGGGCACTGCCTCCGTGCTCTCCTGACGCTGAACATCCAGCGAAATTCGTTCGTCGGGTTCGTGCCGGACTCGCTGGACGCAATGCCCAAACTCGCCGAGCTCAACGTCTCCGGCAACCACCTCGAGGGGCGGATCCCGAACCGCCTCGCGGCTGCCTTTCCCGCGTCGTCGTTCGACGGCAATCCGGGGCTCTGTGGCGCGCCGCTGGCCCGCCGGTGCAATGAACCGAAGCAGATCGTGTACaacaacggcggcggcgaggcatcGAACGGATCGATGACGACGGGGAGGGGGAATAAGATCCATGACCGGTGGATGGTCGTGATGATCATGTCAGCGGTGGGCGCGGCGGTCGCGTCGTTGGTCGTGGCGGCACTGTGCGCCGTGCTTCTACTGAAGAACAGGAAGCTGGCGAGACGGCCGGGCGCCAGCTCGACGTCCTCCAACTCGACGGTCGCACGGGAGGAGACGGTGCGCTTCGACGGGTGCTGCGTGGAGTTCGACGTGGCCACGCTCATGCAGGGCGGCGCAGAGATGCTGGGGAAAGGCGCAACGGCGACGACGTACCGTGTGGTCATGGGAGGCAACGTCGACGCGAGCGACGCCGGCGTCGAGGAGGCCCACggagaggtggtggtggtgaagaggatgaggaggagggacGGCGCGTCGAGGGAGGACGAGAGGCGGCGGAGGGAGCTGACCAGGGAGATGGGCACGTGGCGGCACGCTAACGTCGTCGGCCTGCGCGCGTTCTACGCGTCCACGGAGGAGCTGCTCCTCGTCTTCGACTACATGCCCACCGGCAGCCTCCATAGCCTCTTGCACG AGAACCGTGGCCCGGCAAGAGTTCCTCTGGGCTGGCAGACCAGGGTGAAGCTGGCGCAGGACGCGGCGCACGGCCTCGCCTACCTCCGCGGCGTGTCTGGCGGCAATCTCTCCCACCGGCACCTCACTTCCTCGAACATCCTCGTCGACGGCAGCGGCAACGCGCGCGTCTCCGATTTCGCTCTCCTCCAGCTGCTCGCGCCGGCGCCGCCTGGGGAGGCCCTGCAGAAGCAGGACGTGCACGGTTTCGGCGTCATCCTGCTGGAGCTCCTCACAGGGCGCCAGTCGCCCGAGGACGGCAGCGCGGACTTGCCGCGGTGGGCGTGGACCGTGGTGCGGGAGGAGCGGACGTCCGAGGTGTTCGACGTGGAGCTGCCGCGGAGCAGGGGCGCCGAGGACGAGATGGTGGCGCTCCTGCAGGTGGCGCTGCTCTGCGTCGCCGACAACCCGAGGGAGCGGCCCAGGATGGCCGTGGTGGCCAAGATGATCGAGGACATCAGGGACAGGGGGAGCAAACGGAGCAACAAGTACTCCGCGTCTCCGTCGCAAGCGGGGCACTCGTACGAGTCCTCTCCCTCCGTGTCCGAGGACACCACCAGGTCTACTCCTGCCTCAAGCTCTTGA